The Prunus persica cultivar Lovell chromosome G7, Prunus_persica_NCBIv2, whole genome shotgun sequence genome has a segment encoding these proteins:
- the LOC18769606 gene encoding pentatricopeptide repeat-containing protein At1g09190 has translation MSKACREAERRVLSLLHGRKTRTHLRQIHGHLLRHGLGQFNQVLAHFVSVCWSLDKMSYANRVFDHTHNPNILLFNSMIKGFSICEPFEQSLYMFSLMKDRGICPDEYTYAPLLKSCSNICDHRLGQCVHGQILRVGFECFSSIRIGVIDLYVTCGKMEDARKVFDALSHRDVIVWNLMVRGFCKTGDVDTGLYLFRQMGERNVISWNSMISCLTQCGRDSETLELFREMLDQRFEPDEATVVAVLPACAHLGDVEVGKWIHSYTDSKGLLKQVVSVGNSLINFYCKCGDLDAACSIFDQTPRKNVVSWNTLISGYAFNGRGELGIDLFEKMMNKGEGPNDATFVGVLTCCAHAGLVEKAKELFASMVVSHQLEPKLGHYGCMVDVLGRSGRLKEAHDLIKSMPMKPNAALWGALLGACSTHGEVELAELAAKELINLEPRNSGNYVLLSNIYAEEGRWDEVEKVRDLMRENCIKKTPGQSAIG, from the coding sequence ATGAGCAAAGCTTGCCGTGAGGCTGAGCGGAGGGTCCTCAGCCTCCTCCACGGCCGCAAAACCCGAACCCATCTCCGCCAAATCCACGGCCACCTCCTTCGCCATGGCCTTGGCCAATTCAACCAAGTCCTCGCCCACTTTGTCTCCGTTTGTTGGTCACTCGACAAAATGAGCTACGCAAATCGCGTGTTCGACCACACCCACAACCCCAATATCCTCCTCTTCAATTCCATGATCAAAGGCTTTTCAATCTGTGAACCCTTTGAACAGTCTCTCTACATGTTCTCTCTTATGAAAGACCGTGGCATTTGCCCCGATGAGTACACTTATGCGCCGTTGCTCAAGTCGTGCTCGAATATTTGTGACCACAGGTTAGGGCAGTGTGTTCATGGACAAATTTTGAGAGTTGGGTTTGAATGCTTTAGTTCGATTCGCATTGGGGTTATTGATTTGTACGTTACTTGTGGAAAAATGGAGGATGCTAGGAAGGTGTTTGATGCGTTGTCTCACAGAGATGTGATTGTTTGGAATTTGATGGTTCGTGGGTTCTGCAAGACCGGTGATGTGGATACGGGTTTGTATTTGTTTAGGCAGATGGGTGAAAGGAACGTTATTTCTTGGAACTCGATGATTTCGTGCTTAACGCAGTGTGGGCGGGATAGTGAAACTTTAGAACTTTTCCGTGAGATGTTGGATCAGAGATTCGAACCAGACGAGGCGACCGTGGTTGCAGTTTTGCCTGCTTGTGCTCATTTAGGGGATGTTGAGGTTGGGAAATGGATACATTCCTATACAGATTCTAAAGGACTTCTAAAACAAGTTGTATCTGTGGGGAACTCACTTATAAACTTTTACTGCAAATGTGGAGATTTGGATGCTGCTTGTAGTATTTTTGACCAAACGCCTCGTAAAAATGTTGTTTCCTGGAACACTCTGATTTCAGGGTATGCTTTTAATGGGAGAGGTGAACTTGGGATCGACTTGTTTGAGAAGATGATGAACAAAGGTGAGGGACCAAATGATGCAACTTTTGTGGGGGTTTTAACATGCTGTGCCCATGCAGGCTTGGTGGAAAAAGCAAAGGAATTGTTTGCTTCAATGGTTGTAAGTCACCAGCTTGAGCCAAAACTAGGGCATTATGGATGTATGGTTGATGTTCTTGGGCGAAGTGGACGGCTTAAGGAGGCTCATGACTTGATTAAGAGCATGCCTATGAAGCCAAATGCTGCCTTATGGGGTGCATTGCTTGGTGCTTGCTCTACTCACGGCGAGGTAGAGCTCGCGGAACTTGCAGCTAAAGAGCTTATTAATCTCGAACCACGGAATTCGGGGAATTATGTGCTGCTGTCAAATATTTATGCAGAAGAAGGCAGGTGGGATGAAGTTGAGAAAGTCAGAGATTTGATGAGGGAAAACTGCATCAAAAAAACACCAGGGCAGAGTGCAATTGGATAG